The following proteins come from a genomic window of Nicotiana tomentosiformis chromosome 12, ASM39032v3, whole genome shotgun sequence:
- the LOC104108475 gene encoding uncharacterized protein — MVLGLRSRHKKGASVQVEYVIQVDEIKPWPPSQSLKSVQSVLLLWENDGQNSGSIVSSVGDTNIEFREFFTLPLTLCREKKANDKFQKNFLDFYLYELRKDKTTKGQLLGTSVINLADFGLLEEIVSIYTPLNCKKSSKNSEQPALFVNIHPADNRSSSNSSPNVSIGKQRLSIEQDGQGSVADSVNEKNDDESEIASFTDDESPHSSQNVSEASPSQQGKIAHESIIENLLRDDPEPDLLFGLDSAAMLMDSTKRSSRKPASNVAPELSGGLSLNREHSVNNATSLSKFSERSMTSIQKKPASQLTGSSSSFHYFGGKYGKASSSETVLEQQILMHDVQEDIADKKGLPKDDVKVSAENGRGHRFPSTIDHLDASIEGSSRPASSNSDRRQDFQDKPKVHVESNALKDSHVGVVNGKEMEYLEIEEDEILKEIPHFSEIKSEISRKRSTMKGDALNSNKVLGLQGSSITNGKSKHVKSHQLTDLPNRSGLPGSSQNPEKATKLHVSEDARSYGKGNKPMNGSPDRRNEWKARIETLEEELREAAAVEVSLYSVVAEHGSSAHKVHAPARRLSRFYAHACTAKSRAKQAGAARAAVSGLVLVSKACGNDVPRLTFWLSNSVMLRAIVSQAAGGRKEGDRSYAESNRGKSSLNGRSLKKRNEFSSNKDLNNSLTDELGDWEDTETFMLALEQVEAWIFSRIVESVWWQTLTPHMQNTAANSGGRSMSTSVKKTYGRRCSLGDQEQGNFSIELWKKAFKDACERLCPVRAGGHECGCLPLLARLVMEQLVSRLDVAMFNAILRESAEEMPTDPVSDPICDSKVLPVPAGKSSFGSGAQLKNAIGDWSRWLSNLFGIEDNDFSGDSEDLVHEKAPGPAKPFRLLNALSDLMMLPFEMLADPQTRKEVCPILGPTLIRRVLNGFVPDEFCPIPVPPDVLRALDSQEDAVDAPEEPVSTVPCTASPTSYLPPSVRSIITFLGETGNQSLQRSGSSVLKKSYTSDDELDELDSPLTSIVADRFRGSPNLAKLNLVSKGKGDRNIVRYQLLRQVWRDEEH, encoded by the exons ATGGTTCTTGGGCTGAGGTCAAGGCACAAAAAGGGTGCTTCTGTGCAAGTTGAGTACGTTATTCAGGTAGACGAGATTAAGCCTTGGCCTCCATCACAGTCCCTGAAGTCTGTTCAGTCTGTGTTACTTCTATGGGAAAATGATGGTCAGAACTCTGGGTCTATCGTGTCTAGTGTCGGGGATACCAACATTGAATTCAGGGAGTTTTTCACACTTCCATTAACTTTATGTCGAGAAAAGAAGGCCAATGACAAATTCCAGAAGAATTTCTTGGACTTTTATCTGTATGAGCTTCGTAAGGATAAGACAACCAAAGGCCAACTTTTGGGGACGTCTGTAATAAATCTTGCGGATTTTGGACTGCTCGAGGAGATTGTATCCATTTACACTCCACTCAACTGCAAGAAGAGTTCTAAGAACTCTGAGCAACCAGCTCTATTTGTTAACATACATCCTGCTGATAACAGGAGTAGCTCAAATTCATCCCCTAATGTTAGCATAGGGAAGCAACGTCTATCCATAGAACAGGATGGGCAAGGATCTGTTGCAGATTCGGTGAATGAGAAAAATGATGATGAGAGTGAGATTGCATCTTTTACTGATGATGAGTCACCACATTCATCACAAAATGTTTCTGAGGCTTCACCATCTCAACAAGGGAAG ATTGCACATGAATCCATAATTGAAAACTTGCTGAGGGACGATCCAGAACCTGATCTACTTTTTGGACTGGACTCTGCAGCAATGCTCATGGATTCTACCAAAAGAAGTTCTAGAAAACCAGCTAGTAATGTAGCTCCAGAGTTGTCAGGCGGCTTATCTTTAAACAGAGAGCACTCAGTGAACAATGCCACTTCTTTGTCTAAATTTTCTGAAAGAAGTATGACGTCAATACAGAAGAAGCCTGCTTCTCAATTAACAGGATCTTCTTCCTCATTCCATTATTTTGGAGGTAAATATGGGAAGGCAAGTAGCTCTGAGACAGTCCTCGAGCAGCAAATTCTGATGCATGATGTTCAGGAAGATATTGCTGACAAGAAAGGCCTTCCTAAAGATGATGTCAAAGTCTCAGCAGAAAATGGTCGCGGCCATAGATTTCCATCCACCATCGACCATCTCGATGCATCTATTGAGGGTAGCTCTAGGCCAGCCAGTTCCAATTCTGATCGCCGTCAAGACTTCCAAGATAAACCGAAGGTCCATGTTGAAAGTAATGCACTCAAAGATTCACATGTTGGTGTGGTGAATGGAAAAGAAATGGAGTATCTAGAGATTGAGGAGGATGAGATCTTGAAGGAGATTCCTCATTTTTCAGAAATCAAATCAGAAATCAGCAGGAAACGCAGCACTATGAAGGGTGATGCTCTTAATTCGAATAAAGTGCTTGGATTGCAGGGATCTAGCATCACCAATGGTAAATCGAAGCATGTGAAGTCTCATCAGTTGACTGACTTACCTAACAGAAGCGGGCTTCCTGGTAGCAGCCAGAATCCAGAAAAGGCAACAAAACTGCATGTTTCGGAAGATGCTCGTTCTTATGGTAAAGGTAACAAACCAATGAATGGATCTCCTGACCGGAGAAATGAATGGAAGGCAAGAATTGAGACACTTGAGGAAGAATTAAGGGAAGCCGCAGCTGTTGAGGTTAGCCTTTATTCAGTAGTGGCTGAGCATGGAAGTTCTGCACACAAGGTCCATGCTCCAGCGCGGCGCCTTTCTCGATTTTATGCTCATGCTTGTACAGCAAAATCCCGAGCTAAACAGGCTGGTGCTGCAAGAGCTGCTGTTTCAGGTTTAGTTTTGGTTTCAAAAGCTTGTGGAAATGATGTTCCAAG gttgactttttggttgtcAAATTCAGTCATGTTGAGAGCAATTGTTAGCCAAGCTGCTGGAGGAAGGAAAGAAGGTGATAGATCATATGCAGAGAGCAATAGGGGCAAATCTAGTTTAAACGGAAGATCGTTGAAAAAAAGGAATGAGTTTTCTTCCAATAAAGACCTCAACAATAGTCTAACAGATGAACTTGGTGACTGGGAGGATACCGAAACATTTATGCTTGCTTTGGAACAAGTCGAAGCTTGGATTTTCTCCCGCATTGTTGAGTCTGTGTGGTGGCAG ACTTTGACTCCGCATATGCAAAACACAGCTGCAAACTCTGGTGGAAGATCAATGAGCACAAGTGTTAAAAAAACCTATGGGCGTAGGTGTAGTTTGGGAGATCAAGAGCAAGGTAATTTCTCCATTGAGCTCTGGAAGAAGGCTTTCAAAGATGCCTGTGAAAGGCTTTGCCCTGTCAGGGCAGGAGGACATGAGTGTGGCTGCTTGCCGTTGCTGGCTAGATTG GTAATGGAACAGTTGGTGAGTAGATTGGATGTGGCCATGTTCAATGCAATCCTTCGTGAATCAGCTGAAGAAATGCCAACAGATCCAGTGTCAGATCCCATTTGTGATTCTAAGGTTCTCCCAGTCCCTGCGGGGAAATCAAGCTTTGGGTCTGGTGCACAACTTAAAAATGCT ATTGGGGATTGGTCTAGATGGCTATCTAATCTCTTTGGAATTGAAGACAATGATTTCTCAGGTGACAGTGAGGATCTTGTTCATGAAAAGGCACCAGGTCCTGCCAAGCCTTTCCGTCTCCTCAATGCTCTAAGTGATCTAATGATGCTTCCCTTTGAAATGCTTGCTGATCCACAAACAAGAAAAGAG GTTTGTCCTATACTTGGTCCAACTTTGATCAGGAGGGTTCTCAATGGTTTTGTTCCAGATGAGTTCTGTCCGATCCCAGTTCCACCCGATGTCCTCAGGGCACTGGATTCTCAG GAGGATGCGGTAGATGCTCCTGAAGAGCCTGTCTCGACTGTCCCATGCACTGCGTCTCCTACATCATATTTACCCCCTTCGGTCAGGTCCATTATAACCTTTCTTGGGGAGACAGGAAACCAATCTTTACAACGAAGCGGTTCATCAGTACTCAAGAAATCATACACCAGCGATGATGAGCTTGATGAATTGGATTCGCCATTGACTTCAATAGTAGCTGATAGATTCCGGGGTTCTCCTAATCTAGCAAAGTTGAACTTGGTCTCCAAGGGAAAGGGTGACAGGAATATTGTTAGATATCAGCTGCTTCGGCAAGTTTGGAGAGACGAAGAACACTAA